Proteins encoded in a region of the Nocardia asteroides genome:
- a CDS encoding (2Fe-2S)-binding protein, giving the protein MYVCICNAVSEGDVHRCVSAGADSIRQVKNACGWKPGCGSCTARLAEVLGRARASAEAQPSAA; this is encoded by the coding sequence ATGTACGTGTGCATCTGTAACGCAGTGTCCGAAGGTGACGTGCACCGCTGCGTTTCGGCCGGCGCCGACAGCATCCGCCAGGTGAAGAACGCCTGCGGCTGGAAGCCGGGCTGTGGCAGTTGCACGGCGCGTTTGGCCGAGGTGCTCGGCCGGGCTCGCGCATCGGCCGAGGCACAACCGTCGGCCGCCTGA